The region TTCTCTTGCGTTTCATGAAATGGGAGATTCAGTGCTGTATGATGCAATATCGCCCTATGGGTATTCCAGTCCGCTCTTGTTAACGGAAGACACGACAGGTCGGTTTTGCCAAAAAGCAATGAGTACTTTTTTGGCAGAAATGAAACGGAGAAATGTTGTAGCAGTCTTTTCACGACTGCATCCGCTTCTAACGAATCATGAAATGCTAAATGGCTATGGAACATTAGTCAACCATGGCAGCACAGTTTCCATTGATCTTACTTTATCCGAAGGGGAACTGTGGCAGCAAATGCGGCGGAATCATCGTGCTGGTATAAAACGGACCGGGGAGAAAGGCTATAGTGCATTTGTAGATTATGAGGGGAAATATTGGGAGCAATTTATTGCCATCTATTATGAAACTATGGAGCGAAATAAGGCGGATCAATACTACTATTTTAGTGCTCGCTACTTTGAAAAGTTAAGGCAGGCAATGAGAGAATGCATGTATTTAGGCGTTGTTCTTGATCAAGGGGAGGTAGCATCTGCCGGCCTTTTCACTGAAAGCAACGGGATTGTTCAATATCATCTATCCGCAACTGCGGACAAGTATTTAAAGGGCGGAAGTTCGAAACTCTTGCTTTATTTTATAACACTCTATGAAAAAAAACGGGGCAGCCGCATACTGCATATCGGGGGCGGGATTGGTGGAAACGAAGATTCATTATTCAGATTTAAAGCAGGATTTTCACAAACCAGACATGCGTTTTATACTTGGCATATCATTGTCAATGAAGGGATATATTCTCAATTAGTTAGCGAATGGGAGCAATATAACGGTAAAAAAGCAGACGATATATGTGACTATTTTCCGGTATATAGGAAAGACGTTTAATGCCACAAAAAATGGGAGTAAGATACGTATGGCAGGATTATTAATTATCGGAGCGGGCGGCCACGGTAAAGTGGTTGCGGATACTGCGCTGAGCATGGACAAATGGGATAAAATTGCTTTTTTGGATGATCGTTATCCAGAAATAACCTCTGTGCTCAATTTTCCCATTCTGGGAAAAGTTGATGAATATCTGCCGTTCCATAGCAGTTATCAAGATGTGGTCGTTGCTGTCGGTGATAATAAGCTGCGGGTGGAACTCATTCGCCGATTCATTGATTGCAGGTTTAGACTGCCGCTTATTATTCATCCCCAAGCTTTTGTAAGCAGATTTTCTGACATAGGCCACGGGTCAGTAGTATTTGCCCAGGCTGCGATAAACGCAGGAACAGTAGTGGGCATTGGAAGCATAATTAATACGGGAGCAACTGTTGATCATGAGTGCCTGCTAGGGTGTGGTGTCCATGTTTCTCCCGGTGTGCATATAGCGGGTCAGGTAAAGATCGGGGACTATACGTGGCTGGGTATTGGTTCGACAATTATTCAGCAACGATCCCTTGGCCGCAATGTGATAGTAGGCGCCGGTGCAGTCATTATTCAAGATGTTCCGAATGATGTTACTACTGTAGGAGTGCCGGGAAGAGTCTTACATAAACAATATTTAAACTATGTATAGAGTTAAGTCTTGTATGAACGCGAGTTTAAGAGCACAGGCCTCGATTATGGGACGCGGAAGGGAAGATGCGGAGTGGAACAACAGGAATTCATCCAAAAGATCAGGGAAGTGCTGTTTGAAACAAAGCGGAATATTGATGCGGCAACAGTGCTTGATGATTTGGAAGGCTGGGATTCACTTGGAAGGCTGAGTCTTGCGGTGCTGATTCAGGAATCCTTTGGCGTGATGGCAGATACGAATACACTGCGGCAGTGTAGGACTGTAGGTGATATTATCAATCTGGTTCAGAGTAATTCGTTTCAGCAAAGCTGAAACACCGGTAATGCAGGTGGGGGCGGCTTTGCCTGTCTATAGAGGCGGGAGCCTTGACTCACCGTTAAGATAAACTTACTTTAGTCCACCAACTGAGTATTCTAGCAGTGTTACTCCTCACTTCGAAAGATGCCTCTGGTGTAACAGGAAGCGGATTCATAGTTCTGGCAGCAACTTTATCGGTTATTCCTGGTATTCCGATGGCCGATTTAGCGCTAATCTTTAGCATTGATCGGTTTATGTCTCAGGGCCGTGCTGTGACTAACCTTATTGGGAACGGCGTAGCTACTATTGTAGTTTCGAAATGGGAACAAGAATTAGATGTAAAAAAAGTTGAAGAGATATTAAATTAGAAGGTAATAAAATGGACCAAGGAACATTCAGAGTAAAATCTGGATTGGCCGAAATGCTTAAAGGTGGCGTTATTATGGATGTCACCACGCCAGAACAAGCCAAAATTGCCAAACAGGCCGGTGCCTGTGCTGTAATGGCTCTCGAGCGTGTTCCATCTGACATTCGTGCCGCCGGCGGTGTGGCGCGTATGGCTGATCCGGCTATTATACAAAGAATTATGGATTCCGTTACGATTCCCGTTATGGCCAAGGCGCGAATTGGTCATTTTGTCGAGGCACAGATTCTAGAGTCGCTCGGCGCGGACTATATAGATGAAAGTGAAGTCTTAACACCTGCTGATGATAAGTTTCATATTAATAAGCATAAATTTAAAATACCTTTTGTCTGTGGT is a window of Veillonellales bacterium DNA encoding:
- a CDS encoding acetyltransferase, with the protein product MAGLLIIGAGGHGKVVADTALSMDKWDKIAFLDDRYPEITSVLNFPILGKVDEYLPFHSSYQDVVVAVGDNKLRVELIRRFIDCRFRLPLIIHPQAFVSRFSDIGHGSVVFAQAAINAGTVVGIGSIINTGATVDHECLLGCGVHVSPGVHIAGQVKIGDYTWLGIGSTIIQQRSLGRNVIVGAGAVIIQDVPNDVTTVGVPGRVLHKQYLNYV
- a CDS encoding acyl carrier protein codes for the protein MEQQEFIQKIREVLFETKRNIDAATVLDDLEGWDSLGRLSLAVLIQESFGVMADTNTLRQCRTVGDIINLVQSNSFQQS